The following are encoded in a window of Balaenoptera ricei isolate mBalRic1 chromosome 1, mBalRic1.hap2, whole genome shotgun sequence genomic DNA:
- the OXCT2 gene encoding LOW QUALITY PROTEIN: succinyl-CoA:3-ketoacid coenzyme A transferase 2, mitochondrial (The sequence of the model RefSeq protein was modified relative to this genomic sequence to represent the inferred CDS: substituted 1 base at 1 genomic stop codon), with translation MAALRLLEPALGRRVPAGRSVPALATGGVCGFASSARAHAKSYADPVEAVRDISDGARIMVRGFGLCAIPENLIGALLKIRVKDLTVVSSNVGEGNFGLGLFLGTKQITRIVCSYLGENSLCEHQYLAGELELEITPQGTLAERICAGGAGVPAFHTPTAYGTLAQEGGTPSKYLKDGHIAILSQPREVREFHGQHYLLEHAITADFALVKGWKADRAGNAIFRASARNLNVRMCKAARTSVVETEEIVDLGSFASEDIHVPNTYLDRGIQGEKYEKRNEHIMIWKEDDEICKSADSIRTQIIKGAALEFEDGLYANLGIGIPLLATNYISPSITVHLHSENGILGLGLFPLEEEVDADLNNVGKQTVTVLPGGCFFSSDESFAMIRGRHIDLTLLGAMQVSKHSDLANWMIPGKKVKGMGGAMDLVSSTKTRVVVTVEHCTKANEPKILEICTMPLNGKQCVDXIITEKAMFDMHKKRGLGFPGLTLIELWGGLMVEDIKKSTRSTFAISPNLRPMQQVET, from the exons ATGGCAGCCCTGCGGCTCCTGGAGCCTGCGCTCGGGCGCCGGGTCCCCGCCGGCCGCTCGGTGCCCGCACTGGCGACGGGCGGTGTGTGCGGCTTCGCCAGCAGCGCCCGCGCGCATGCCAAGTCCTACGCGGACCCCGTGGAGGCCGTGAGAGACATCTCGGACGGCGCGAGGATCATGGTCCGGGGCTTCGGCCTCTGCGCGATCCCGGAGAACCTGATAGGGGCGCTGCTCAAGATCCGCGTGAAGGACTTGACCGTGGTCAGCAGCAACGTGGGGGAGGGGAACTTCGGGCTCGGCCTTTTCCTGGGGACCAAGCAGATCACCCGCATCGTCTGCTCTTACCTGGGGGAGAACTCGCTCTGCGAGCACCAGTACCTGGCGGGCGAGCTGGAGCTGGAGATCACGCCCCAGGGCACCCTGGCCGAGCGCATCTGCGCAGGGGGCGCCGGCGTGCCCGCCTTCCACACCCCCACGGCCTACGGGACCCTGGCCCAGGAGGGAGGCACACCCAGCAAGTACTTAAAGGACGGCCACATCGCCATCCTGAGTCAGCCCAGGGAGGTGAGGGAGTTCCACGGACAGCACTACCTTCTGGAGCACGCCATCACGGCCGATTTTGCTTTGGTGAAAGGGTGGAAGGCCGACCGGGCAGGAAACGCCATCTTCAGGGCCAGCGCcaggaatctcaacgtgcgcatGTGCAAAGCTGCGAGAACCTCAGTGGTGGAGACTGAAGAAATTGTGGACCTGGGGTCCTTTGCCTCAGAGGACATCCATGTTCCTAACACTTACTTAGATCGAGGAATACAGGgggaaaaatatgagaaaagaaatgagcaCATAATGATCTGGAAAGAGGATGATGAAATATGCAAGTCTGCAGATAGTATAAGGACACAGATCATCAAGGGGGCAGCTCTTGAATTTGAGGACGGCCTGTATGCCAATTTGGGCATAGGAATCCCTCTTCTGGCCACCAACTACATCAGCCCCAGTATAACCGTTCATCTTCACAGTGAAAATGGAATCTTGGGCTTGGGTCTGTTTCCGCTGGAAGAGGAGGTGGATGCAGATCTCAACAATGTGGGCAAGCAAACAGTCACCGTTCTTCCTGGgggctgttttttctccagcGATGAATCATTTGCCATGATTCGAGGCAGACACATTGACCTAACCTTGCTGGGAGCCATGCAGGTTTCCAAACACAGTGACCTGGCTAACTGGATGATACCCGGCAAGAAGGTGAAAGGAATGGGGGGTGCGATGGATCTGGTGTCCAGTACCAAGACCAGAGTGGTGGTCACCGTGGAGCACTGCACCAAGGCTAATGAACCCAAAATTTTGGAGATATGCACCATGCCGCTGAATGGAAAGCAGTGTGTGGACTGAATCATCACCGAGAAGGCCATGTTTGACATGCACAAGAAGAgaggactgggcttccctg gactgaCCCTGATCGAGCTCTGGGGTGGCCTGATGGTGGAGGACATCAAAAAGAGCACAAGGAGCACCTTTGCCATCTCCCCGAATCTCAGACCCATGCAACAGGTCGAAACCTAG